One Clupea harengus chromosome 3, Ch_v2.0.2, whole genome shotgun sequence DNA window includes the following coding sequences:
- the lrrc4.2 gene encoding leucine-rich repeat-containing protein 4.2: protein MSLSGQVTVHRAWNSALLCAVYLMVRAWSVCAAPSGPLNCPAVCSCSSQFSKVVCTRRGLVRVPPGIPSNARFLNLMENSIETIQADTFRHLHHLEVLQLGRNSIRQIEVGAFNGLTSLNTLELFDNRLTVIPSGAFEYLSKLRELWLRSNPIESIPSYAFNRVPSLMRLDLGELRKLEYISDGAFEGLYNLKYLNLGMCNLREMPNLSPLVGLEELEVSENFFPEIKPGSFRGLKVLKKLWIMNSKITLIERNAFDDVTGLVELNLAHNNLSSLPHDLFAPLSYLVELHLHHNPWRCDCDVVWLSWWLREYIPTNSTCCGRCHQPAHMRGRYLVEVDQTTFQCSAPYILDAPRDLNISAERVAELKCRTAPMSSVRWLLPNGTVLTHGSNHPRIVVLNDGSLNFSNVLPSDTGIHTCMVTNVAGNSNASAYLNVSAAELNTSDVVCCTTTEVVDVVEPVSENTFKPKTTVTASPSVFQPVFISTPTVLLQTPRQVSVPTSPRNTPRPPSPSLDDMMKTTKIIISCFVAVTMLAAAMLVVFYKLRKRHQHRSSVAAARTIEIIHMQEQEQEVPPPASSGTCLPGEGLRDHNSIYKPYSSSTYKAAHGAMWTDNNIGNSLHRSRPTTTTISTIHEPYLKKSHKEKVQETQI, encoded by the coding sequence ATGAGTCTCTCGGGGCAGGTAACTGTGCACCGTGCCTGGAACTCAGCCCTGCTCTGTGCAGTCTACCTCATGGTGCGAGCGTGGAGTGTGTGCGCGGCCCCCTCGGGCCCCCTCAACTGCCCGGCTGTCTGCTCCTGCAGCAGCCAGTTCAGTAAGGTGGTGTGCACCCGCCGCGGGCTCGTCCGAGTGCCTCCAGGGATCCCCTCCAACGCCCGCTTCCTCAACCTGATGGAGAACAGCATCGAGACCATCCAGGCGGACACTTTtcgccacctccatcacctggAGGTCCTGCAACTGGGCAGGAACTCCATACGGCAGATCGAGGTGGGCGCCTTCAATGGCCTGACCAGCCTCAACACGCTGGAGCTGTTCGACAATCGGCTCACGGTCATACCCAGCGGGGCGTTTGAGTACCTGTCCAAACTGAGGGAGTTATGGCTCAGGAGCAACCCCATCGAGAGCATACCGTCATACGCGTTCAACCGAGTGCCCTCGCTCATGCGCTTGGATTTGGGCGAACTGCGAAAGCTGGAGTATATTTCAGACGGTGCTTTCGAGGGATTATACAACTTGAAATACCTTAATCTTGGAATGTGTAATCTGCGCGAGATGCCCAACCTCTCGCCGCTGGTGGgactggaggagctggaggtctCGGAGAACTTCTTCCCTGAGATCAAGCCTGGCTCCTTCAGAGGCCTAAAGGTTCTGAAGAAACTCTGGATTATGAACTCCAAGATCACGCTTATTGAGAGGAATGCTTTTGATGATGTCACGGGCCTGGTTGAGCTGAACCTGGCCCACAACAACCTCAGTTCCCTCCCGCACGACCTTTTTGCACCCCTGAGCTACCTGGTGGAGCTGCACCTCCACCACAACCCGTGGCGGTGCGACTGCGACGTGGTGTGGCTCTCCTGGTGGCTGCGGGAGTACATCCCCACCAACTCCACGTGCTGCGGCCGCTGCCACCAACCGGCCCACATGCGAGGACGCTACCTTGTGGAGGTGGACCAGACGACCTTTCAGTGCTCGGCGCCGTACATCTTGGACGCGCCGCGGGACCTAAACATCTCAGCGGAACGCGTGGCCGAGCTCAAATGCCGCACGGCGCCCATGTCCTCGGTGCGCTGGCTGCTGCCGAACGGCACAGTCCTGACGCATGGCTCCAACCACCCACGGATTGTTGTGCTCAATGACGGCTCACTGAACTTCTCCAACGTGCTGCCGTCCGACACGGGCATCCACACCTGCATGGTGACCAATGTGGCGGGCAACTCCAACGCCTCTGCCTACCTAAACGTGAGTGCGGCCGAGCTCAACACGTCTGACGTGGTCTGCTGCACCACCACCGAGGTCGTTGACGTGGTGGAGCCAGTCTCCGAGAACACGTTCAAGCCCAAGACCACCGTCACGGCCTCGCCGTCAGTCTTTCAGCCCGTCTTCATCTCCACGCCGACCGTACTGCTCCAGACCCCGCGGCAGGTGTCTGTGCCGACCTCGCCCCGCAACACCCCGCGCCCGCCCTCGCCCAGCCTGGACGACATGATGAAGACCACCAAGATCATCATCAGCTGCTTCGTGGCCGTGACCATGCTGGCCGCCGCCATGCTTGTGGTCTTCTACAAACTGCGCAAGCGGCATCAGCACCGCAGCAGCGTGGCGGCCGCCAGGACTATAGAGATCATCCAcatgcaggagcaggagcaggaggtgccTCCACCGGCCTCCTCGGGGACCTGCCTGCCCGGGGAGGGCCTGCGTGACCACAACAGCATCTACAAGCcctacagcagcagcacctaCAAAGCAGCACACGGAGCAATGTGGACAGATAACAACATCGGCAACTCTCTACACCGCTCGcggcccaccaccaccaccatcagcaccatccATGAGCCCTACCTTAAAAAGTCCCACAAGGAGAAGGTACAGGAGACTCAGAtctag